The genomic segment GCAGACCCCCTGTGCATAGACGTTGCCCGATTCCGGATCGGCCACCACGCTCGACCACCCCACTCGTTCGATGGGGACATCGCTCAAATACACGTTGAAGTCGTATTCCCACACCGCGTCGCCGGTGTTGGCGTCGAGACAGACGACTTTCTCGCCCGTTTTCGCGATCTCTTCCGGAAAGCTGTTGGTGATCAGATACAGCCGGCCGTCGAGTAGAACCGGAGTGGAACGGCTGCTGATCGCAGTTTTCCAGAGCAGGTTGCTCCCCTCGCCCCCTTTGGCGTCCCACTTCTCTGGCAATCCAGTTTCTGGTGAGACGCCGGTGAACCGAGGACCGACCCAATACGGCCAGTCGGCGGCGACCGCAGTCGAGGGAGTGCCGGTCAAGCAGGACACCGTGGCGGAAAAGCAAACGGCCAACAGCAAACGCTTCATGAGCAAGCTCGTCTGTGCTAGTGCCTGGCGTCGCAGGTTTCGGGCGAAATCGCCAGCTTGCTGGAGCTTCGCGGAAACGTGCCGGGCCGGGTAACTGAGGATCAAATCGAAGGCGGCAACCATGCCTGTTCAGGCGGGATCAGTCTGTGACAGTCGCATCCATGTTGATTTTTACGATAGTCGACACCACGCTCAGCGGCAAGTTGCCGATTGCAGGCGACATTGAAACTGCCAGCGGTATTCCAAATGGCATACCGCTCAATTCACCACGATTTCCCGTGACTTCCGCGTTCCGATGACGGTTTCGTCATTTGGCTTCATCGACTTTTTCAACAGGACAGCGCATGTCCGGTTCCAGCTCCATTCTCGACATTCCCTTTTCCCGCCGGCTGGCAATGCGGGAGCGCCCGGCAGACGAGCCTGTCATGCGGCAGTCCTGGCGGAACCTGTTATTCCTCCACTGGCGTATTGAACCCGCGGTGATTCAGCGTCTGCTTCCGGCCGGGCTGACTGTCGACGTCTTCGACGGGTCAGCCTGGATCGGCATCGTCCCTTTTCAGATGAGGAAGATCCGGCCCGTCTGGTCGCCGTCGGTTCCCTGGATCTCGAACTTTCTGGAACTCAACGTCCGGACCTACGCCGTGGATCGCAATGGAACGCCGGGCGTCTGGTTCTTCTCGCTGGACGCCAACCGCTGGCTGGCCGTGCAAGTCGCCCGAAGCTGGTTTCATCTCCCCTACCACTGGGCCAGCATGCAGTGCGAGGAAGCGGAAGGAGGGTTCAAGTATGCGAGCCGTCGAAAGAATGACTCGCAACAGGCAAGCCGCTTTCAGTGGTCGCCACAGGGAATCCCCGGCCCGGCTCAGTTGGAAACACTGGACTTCTTCCTGATCGAGCGTTACGTCCTCTTCGCCGAACTGGCGAAAGGCGCCCTGTCGACTGGTCAGGTCTGGCATGCCCCGTATCAGGTTCAGCCTGCTCGACTCGATGCCTGGAGCGACGAATTGCTCGCCGCCAATGGCCTGCCGGCAGTTTCTCGGCCGCCAGATCACGTTGCCGCTTCTCCAGGCGTTGATGTGGACGTTTTCGGCCTGAAGCCTGTGGCTTAATGCGAAGCTGCGCGGGCCGATGGATACCAACTGTCCAGGTGCCGGGGAAAGTGGCACAACCATTGCAAGTTCTACAAACGGATTCAGCCATGTGGGGTCACGGACGATTGTGAAGACCGCGCGACAACGGAGTTGCGGCTGCGGATTGTCCATATGGCGAAGCGCTTACCACCCCTTAATTTGAAGAAGGTCCATGAAACACTGTTTGCTTGTGGGAGCCCTTTTTGCGGCTCTGGTCGCCTGTTTTTCGTCACCCGTTCAACTTTATGCCCAGGAGGAAAAACCAGCTGAACCGCAAACTCAGATGCAGGCTCCGGAAGAGCCTGCTCCCGCCGCCGAAGCCCCTGCCGAGGTTCCCCCTCTCGATGCAGGCAAGGTGGCCTGGATGCTGACTTCTTCAGCACTCGTGCTGTTTATGACAGCACCGGGACTCGCCCTGTTCTACGGCGGACTCGTCCGCAAGAAAAATATTTTGGGCGTAATGATGCAGTGTTTCTTCCTGATGGGCCTGATGACGGTTCTTTGGGCAGTCGTCGGTTACAGTTGGGCATTCGGCGGCACAAACCCGTACATCGGGAACTTCGACTTCGTGCTCCTGAAGGGCGTGATTGCCGGCCCGGACCGGTTGCTCGAAGCCGCCGGCAACGACATGCTGTTCTGCGTTTTCCAGGGGATGTTCTTCATCATCACCCCGGCCCTGATCTGCGGTGCTTTTGCTGAACGCATGAAGTTCAGCACAATGGCCGTGTTCTCGGTCCTCTGGGCACTGCTCGTGTACTGTCCGATCGCCCACTGGGTCTGGTCGACGCCAGGCTGGTTGAACGTCTTTAATCCCGATGCCAAGTTCCCGGGTCTCGATTTCGCCGGCGGAACCGTCGTGCATATCAGCTCAGGCGTTTCGGCCTTGATCTGTGCACTCCTGATCGGCAAACGCGTTGGCTTCGGCAAAGAGCCAATGCCCCCGCACAACCTCACCTACACCTGCATCGGCGCCGCCATGCTGTGGGTGGGCTGGTTCGGCTTCAACGGGGGAAGTGCCCTCGCTGCTGACAAGTGGGCCGTCAACGCATTTCTGGCCACACACTTTGCCGCTGCTGCCGGCGTGCTGGGCTGGGTCTTCGCGGAATGGATTGGCCACGGCAAACCGACCACTCTCGGCGCCTGCTCAGGTGCTGTCGCTGGTCTCGTCTGCATTACGCCCGCTGCCGGAGCAGTTGATCCGATCCAGGGCCTCATTCTGGGCCTGGCTGCCGGGGTCGTTTGTTACCTCGCCTGTACGAAGCTGAAGAATGCCCTCGGTTACGACGATTCGCTGGACGCCTTCGGCGTGCACGGTGTCGGCGGAACGCTGGGCGCCATCCTGACCGGCGTGTTCGCCAACAAGGCGATTACCGCCGGCATTGGTCCCTTCAAGGACGGCCTGGGCGGCGTGCTGGAAGGCAATCCTCAGCAGCTCGTCAATCAGCTCGTCGGCATCGGCTGCTCCATGGGGCTGGCCATCGTCGGCACGTTCATCCTGCTCAAGCTGCTCGATGCGACCATGGGTCTCCGCGTCAGCCAGGACGACGAAATCCAGGGCCTGGACCTGAGCCAGCATGGTGAAGAAGGCTACATCTTCCTCTAGGCGATTAGGTCGGACGGGAGGCCTTTGGGCCTCCCGTCGCAATCTGTCAGATGGTCTCAAACCACTTCGCCGCGGGTGGCCTGCACGCGGCGAAGTCTGGCCACCGCTCTGTATTTATTCGCGGAAACTTTTTTAGATCATTGCAGCTCTGGGCAAAGCAGCACACTTGACTCACTCCTGGCTCTGAGCCACAGTGGAAAGGTGCGCTCATTATCGCAAAAGGACAGATTCATGAAGAAGATCGAAGCGATCATCCGGCACTTTAAGCTCGAAGAGGTCAAGGACGCTCTCACGGCTGCCGGGATCTCCGGGATGACCGTCTCGGAAGTGCGAGGTTTTGGGCGCCAGAAGGGTCATAAGGAGCAATACCGGGGCGCTGAGTACACCGTCGATTTCCTTCCCAAAGTGAAGATGGAAGTCGTCGTTTCCGATGGGGATCTGCAGACCGCTGTCGACGCCATTTTGAAGACCGCCCGTACCGGCCAGATCGGCGACGGAAAAATCTTCATCAGCGAACTGCAGGAAGCCATCCGCATCCGTACCGGCGAAACCGGCAGCGAATCGCTCTAGGCAGCGATCGTTCGCCGACTTCGTCCGAGAACACGTCCGTGTCGTCAGGCCAGTGTTCTCTTTCGTCTCCAATTATGACCTTTTGATGAATAGAAGCAGGTTCCTTGAATGAAGAAGATTGAAGCAATTATCCGTCACTACAAGCTTGAGGAAGTCAAAACTGCCCTGACGGCCGCTGGCATCGTCGGCATGACGGTCAGCGAAGTGCGCGGCTTCGGACGGCAGCGCGGACATAAGGAACAGTATCGCGGTGCGGAATACACCGTCGACTTCCTCCCCAAGCTGAAGCTCGAAGTCGTGGTGAACGACGCCGACCTCAGCAAGGCCGTCACTGCGATCACCGAATCCGCCCGCACCGGTCGGGTCGGCGACGGAAAACTGTTCATCACAGAAATCTCCGACGTCATCCGCATCCGCACCGGCGAGTCCGGCGGCGAAGCGATCTGACGTTCCGGCAGCCGTGCGTTCCGTCTCAACAGCTTGCCGGCCACCGGCTGGGCAACGTGTACGCAACGAACTCCGCGGCGGTCATGGGAGATTGTTGTAACATCAACAGGACATCGATCTTTCGAGATCGATGTCCTGTTTTTTTATGGGCTGCGAACGCCTTCTCGCCAGCGACTTCGTTATCTGGATGTAATGTTCCCTCCTGCCGCCTGAGCTAGGTTTGCGGAACATTCCGGCTGGCGCTGCAGGCTCGAGACCGACTGCGGACAGCCGGTGACGGGTCCGCAGAGCGAGCAGCGATCTCGATGGCCAACGCGTTCTCCTCCAGCACAACTCATCCGGACGCATACGATTCCGTCTCCACGGTCTCGTCGCCGCAGATCGTGTCGATCAACGACGAAGCTCAGTTGCCCTCCTTTGAAGGCAGTTGGCGCAAGCTTTGTGACCGCGCTGCCGGCCCGATCGAACAGTTTGACTGGGTGCAGGCCTGCGCCCGGATGGAACGCCGCCGCGGCCATCAACTTGACGTCTCGATTGTGCGCTATGGCGATCGGGTTCAAGCCGCAGCCCCCCTGGCCGTCAAACGCCTTCGCGGACTCCCCTGGCGGATGTTGCTGGGCGCCGACGTGCTGCATGAAGCGATGGATCTTCCCCACGGCAGCTGGACGGCACTGAATCAACTCGCCTCGCATCTCGCAAAGAGCCCGCTGCCGCTGGTCATCAGCCGGGTTCCCATCGAATCATCGACGCTCGTGGCCCTCCGCAAGGCATTCAATGGCCGTGGACTCATGGTCGAACGTCCCGAAGCGGCCTGTCCTTTTTTGCCGCTGGACGCCGGGTGGGTCGAACCCTCAAAACAGCTCAACAGCCGTCGCCGCGCCGACCTCCGCCGCGCCTTGCGCCGGGCTGAAGAACTCGGTCCCGTGACCTTTGAAATCCTGACTCCGCAGTTGCAGGAAGTCTTGCCGTTGCTAGCCCAGGCCTATGAGGTCGAAGCCCGTTCGTGGAAAGGGGAGGCCAAAACGGCTCTCGCCTGCGACTCCGTCCTCCGCGAATTCTTTGAAGATTACGCGTTAGCGGCTGCAGCCCAGGGACAACTGCGAATCTGCTTCATGCGCATTGCTCAAAAGGCAGTCGCCATGCAGATTGCCGTCGTCCAGTCCCGAAAATTCTGGTTGCTGAAGATCGGTTACGATGTCGAATACGGCCGCTGCTCACCCGGGCAGTTGCTGATGTGCGAAACCATCGCCGCTGCCGCTCGGCAGTCGCTCGACAGCTTCGAATTCCTCGGCCGCAGCGAAGCCTGGATCGACATGTGGACGTCACAGTCGCGTCCCTGCCGCTCCCTGCGATTCTATCCTTACAGCCTTGCCGGACTCTCGGCACTGGCGGTCGACAGCTCGATCAGCCTCGCCTATCGATCCAGAAAAATGCTCTCGCAGGTCGGGCAGCGTATGCGCCGCGCGGCCGCCAAACGCTATCTCGCTGGCGAACAGATCACCGACGCTGCTCGCGTTCAAGCTAAGATTTTGCAGGACGGAAACTTCTGTACCGTCGGTTTCTGGGATGGCGAACAGGATGATCCCCGCAAGGTGGCCGACGAATACCTGCGCGGTCTCAACCTGTTATCTCAGTCGACAGGCGACGGCTATCTCTCGATCAAGCTGCCGGCTCTGAAATCGTCCAAGGAGCTCTTGCGAGAAGTGACTGCCCGGGCTTTGGAAGCCGGCCGTCGACTGCACTTCGACGCTCTTTCTCCCGCGGAAGCGCAGGGGACGCGTGATGCTGTCGAGTCGCTGCATCGCCAGTTCCCCAATCTGCAGCTCAGTTACACACTGCCGGGCCGCTGGAAACGCAGCCTCTCAGACGCGCAATGGGCCGTCGAACAACAACTTCCCGTCCGTGTCGTCAAAGGCCAATGGGCCGACCCGGAAGATCCTCAGCGGGATCTCAGGGCTGGTTATCTCGAAGTGATCGACGCCCTCGCAGGCAAGGCCCGCCATGTCAGCGTGGCAACGCACGATCTCGAACTTGCCGCCGAGAGCATTCGACGCCTCATGGCTGCCGAAACGCCTTGCGACGTCGAACTGCTGTATGGCCTGCCGATGAAGAAGGCGATTCGTCAGGCTCAGGCGGCAAGCCTGCCGGTACGAATCTACATCCCTTACGGCCAGGCCTATCTCCCCTATGCCCTCAACAAACTCCGCTCCCAGCCCCGCATGCTCTGGTGGCTGCTGCGCGATGCACTGAACGCTTCGTCCTAAAGGGCTCAGTCGATCAACCGTGCGTACGTCTGGCATCATCCGGTTCGTCTTCGATCTCGGGAATGTGCGTAAACGCAATCCGTGTTGGAGCGGCTTTTCGTACGAAATGAATGCCGCCGAAGTAGACTGAGTTGGAACCGAACTTGGTGTTGAGCTGGTCCATTGTCTGAGCCAGCCGCAGCTTCGCCTGCTCATCTTCGAACAACGGCAAGCTGACGTTTTGATTGGGGACCAGATCGTAAAACGTCACTCCCACTTGCGTCGGCCGGATGCCGCGAGGACGTGTTCGCCATAATTCGTAAAAGGCCTTGATGGCCGTGAGCGTATCCCGGCAGATTCCCAGCCCCACCGAGCCGCTCCAGCCTTCTTCGCGAAACGTCAGCGACACATAGACCTCTAGCCGCCGAGCGCTCAGATCCATCTGCCTGAGCCGGGCGGCCGCCTTGTGAATGAGCCGCACTAGCACCGCTTCCGCACCCTGATCCGTGCGCAACTCAGGCGGAAGCACATGCGAGTGTCCCACCGTCGAACGATGCGTCGGCAGCTCCGGCAGATCATGTCCCCGCAGCCAGTGCCACCACCGCCTGCCGACGACTCCCTGCCAGATCCGCTGCATCTCGCGCTCCGACAACGCACACAAGTCGGCAACCGTCTGCACGTTGGCCCGCTGCAGCCGGGGCAGCATCCGTTTTCCAATTCCCGGCAGATCGATCAACTGCAAGGAGTGCAGCGCCTGCGGCAGATCTTCATCTCGAATCACGGTCAAGCCGTCCGGCTTCCGCATGCCCGACGCGATCTTGGCCAGGAAACGATTTGGCGCTAAGCCAATCGAACAGCGGAGAGAAGTTCCGCACTGTTGAGCGATGGCCTGTTTGACGCGCTGGGCCAGGTCCACTGCTGCAATGGGATCAGTCTGACGGGGATCGAGCCGGCACGACAGCTCGTCAATCGAATGCACCTGTTTGACCGGCACGCAGGAATCGACCGCCTGACGGATGCGATGGTGCATTCTCACGTACACGTCCGGCCGTGCTTCCACCACGACCAGCGATTTACAGCGTTTGGCCTGCCAGACCGGCGTCCCGCGTCGCACGCCGAGCGCCTTGGCTTCATAGCTCACGGCAATGCAACTGGTCGTGTCGACATTCACCGCCACCACCGCGACAGGCCGCCCCCTCAACTCAGGCCGGCACTGCTGCTCAACAGAGGCGAAGTAAGCATTCATGTCGACAAACAAAACCCGCAACGGCATCACCGGCTCCTGAAGTGAACATGCGTTCACTATATCGGCCAGCCAGCCTGACGCAATTCAATTTGAGTAGTTCTCAGTTTTCAGTCGTCAGTATTCAGTTTCCCAATCGAATCTGACGCGAGGATTACTGACTTTCGCTTTTTGTCCCGCTGGGATAACAGCGTTGGTGCCCGAGAGTTGGGCGGAGAACTCAGTCAGGATCCGGCTTGTCCGGTATCAAAACTGACAACTGATCACTGACGACTGAAAACTCCCCCCGTCACATCGTCCGGATCGTCATCCCGCCATCAATCCGTAGCACCTGGCCTGTGGCGTAGGGAATCTGACCAGAGACGAGTGCCCTGACCGCCTTGCCGACGTCTTCGACTTCACCCCAGCGACGCTGCAGAGTGAGTCCTTCGGCGATCAGCTTGTCGTATTTCTCCTGCACGCCGGAGGTCATATCGCTGCGGATCACGCCCGGTCGTACTTCGAACACGTCGATGCCATATTCCGCGAGTCGGGCGGCCCACAGCTTGGTCGCCATTCCCAGACCCGCCTTCGACAGGCAATAATCGCCCCGATTGGTGGAGACAAACTCGCCTGAGACTGACGACACGAACACGATCGTCCCGCGAAAGCCGACCGCGTTACCAGCCTGAGAGATCATCTGCCGCGCGGCCAGTTGCGTCAGGAAGAACGGCCCTTTGAGATTCACCGCCATCACGCGGTCGAATGAATCCTCTTCTGCTTCGAGCAGATCTTTCCGCCCGGGCGACGTGATCCCCGCATTGTTGATGAGAGCGTCGATACCGCCAAATTTTTCCACCGTCGTTTTAATCAATCGTTCACGGTCAGCCGCGACCCCAATGTCGCCGGCGCAATACTGCACGCTGACGTTGAAGTCGGCCAGTTCGGTCAGCGCCTCCTGCACCTGATTAGCCGGCCGCATGCCGTTGAGCATCAGGTTCCAGCCCCCCTTGGCGAGCTCGCCCGCAATCCCCCGCCCGATCCCCCGAGCACCGCCAGTAATGATCGCGACAGGCATTTGTGAGTCCAGTGTCGGTGAGTTGAGTGTTGAGCGCTGAGTGTTGAGTGGGGGGGAGGAGTCGAGAGTCGAGAGCCTAGAAGCAGGGATCAGGGGCCAGGATTTAGGGGTTAGGGAAAATGTTGATTGCTTCCTCAATGGCCCAATGACAAATGACCATTGACAAATGACAAATTCATTCCGTTCTTGCTGAGAGCGAGCGCTCTCAACCGCCGCCTTCGATCGTACTCCAGTCCACGGGCACGATCTCTTCCGGAACGATCGACTTGATCGCGGTCCGCTGGCTGGTTTTGATTCCTTTTCCGCCGCGGGAGGTGATCGAGTACTTCATCTGCCCGAAGCTCAGGGTCTTGTCGTGGTCGTTCACGACCTTCAGCACGTCGCTGGGCCGCGAGAGCCGTTTGGCTCCCAGCACGACGTCGTTCTTCTCCATCAGCTTCAGCCCCCGTACGCCCTTGCCGGCGCCGGACAGAATCGGCACGTCGGCGACCGAGAAGTGAATCAGACGGGCTGCTTTGGAAATCAGGAAGACGGTGTCTTCATCGTTCATCAGTTCGACATGCACCACTTTGTCGCCATTGGCCAGACGGCAATACTTCCGGCCTGACTTTGTCGACGGCGTACGAAATGGATTGAGCGGAATCCGCATCACCTGACCCTGAGCAGTCGCCACAAACAGATACGGACCCGGCGGGAAACCTTCGTACTCCACATCCGCTGGTGTGAAACGTGAGTCCGTGGTCAGCGCCGAAACAATCCCGGCGCCGTCTCCCAGTTTGACGTGCTTCGACAGCGGCTCGCCGTAGCCGGTGGAAGGGGGAATCTGCTCGACCGGCAGCGTGTAGGCAATGCCGTCGCTCGAAAAGAAGATCATGTGGTCGAGCGTCGAGGCCGGCAGTACGCCGACCACGGTCTCACCTTCGCGGACGCGTAACTTGTCGATTGTCGAAACCTTGCCGAGCCGCCGCACCCAGGCTTCCGACGACAGGACGATGTTCGTGTTCTCCTTGACGATGTACGCCTGCGGGTCGAACTCGGCAATCTCTTCGGAAGACCCCAGCGTCGTGCGGCGCTTGTCTTCGAACTGCTGCCCCAGCGCTTCGAGTTCCTTCTGGACTTCGTTCCAGAGTTTCTTTTCCGAGCCGAGGATCTTGCGAATCCGTTCCGCTTCCGTCTCCTTCTCCTGCAACTCTTCGCGGATGCGGCCGATTTCCAGCGACGAAATCCGGTACAACTGCAATTCCAAAATTGCGTTCGTCTGATCTTCGTCGAGCGGAAACTCCTTCATCAGCTTCGTACAGGCATCTTGCTTGCCGGTGCTGTTGCGAATGATTTTCAGTGCCCGGTCGAGCCCATCAAAGACGATGGCAAAGCCGCGCAGAATGTGAATTCGTTTTTCCAGCTGCGCGAGCAGGAACTGAAACCGCTTGCGAACTGTTGCCAGACGGAAGTCGAGAAAATGCCGCAGGATCTCGACGAGGTCGCAGCGCTTCGGGACGAGCGCGCCATGCTCATCGGGAATCAGACAGGTCGCGTTATAAGCGAAGTTGTCTTCCAGTCGACTGTGCTTGTAGAGATAGGCCATGACCGCATTGGGATCGGCCCCCGGCTTGATGTGAACGACAATCCGGAGACCCAGTTCGCCGCTTGACTCATCGGCCACGTCGAGCATCTGCGGCAGGCGCCGGGAGTCCCGGATATCCCCCAGCGAGTTGACGAGCGGCCCGGTCTCGACGCCATAGGGTATCGTGTGAATCACGATTCGGCTGTTGACCTCTTTGCGGCCCTCTTTGTCCAGCGCCCATTCCGCCCGAACTTTGATCGCACCTCGGCCCTCTTCGTAAATCTGGCGGAGTTCTTTGCGGTCGGTGACGATGCGTCCGCCGAGCGGGAAGTCGGGCCCTTTGATCGTCTTGGCCATCACCTGCGCGACAGTCGCTTCGGGGTTTTCGATCAGCAGGATGCAGGCCTTGATCACCTCGCCGAGATGATGCGGCGGCATGCTCGTCGCCATCCCCACTGCGATCCCTTGCGCTCCGTTCACCAGCAGATTCGGAAACTGCGCCGGCAGCACGACGGGCTCGCTACGCACTGCGTCATACGTCGGCCGCATCTCGACCGTGTCGTACCGCAACTCCGCCATCAGCCGTTCGGCGATGCGGGTGACGCGGGCTTCTGTATACCGTTCGGCCGCGGCCGGCAGCCCCATCAGGTTGCCGAAGTTCCCCTGACCGTCCACCAGCGGCGCCCGCATGGTGAAGTCCTGGGCCAGCCGCACCATCGCATCGTAGACCGCGACCGTGCCGTGCGGATGATAGTTCCCGGTCGTATCCCCCACGATCTTCGCACATTTGCGGTACTTGGCGTCCGCGGTCAGCCGCAGATCCTCGTACATCGTGTACATGATCCGCCGCTGCACCGGCTTGAGGCCGTCGCGCACGTCGGGCAATGCCCGTGACATGATCACGGACATGGCGTAGTTCAGGTAGCGACGACGAGTTTCGTCGCTGATCGAGACATATTGCAGCTGATCGGCATCAGGCGATCCGTTGCCGTTTGTCGGGGTTCCGTTCCCGGCCATGGCTGTTGAGAGGGGTTAGGGGACAGGGAATAGGGGACAGTCAGTAAGGTGCGTTTGAACGCACCATGACGCTGCAGTTCCAGAACGACCTTCGTTTTGTCGCACTGGATGCGAGTTTTAAGAGCGTTTGATACCGGATCACCCGTCCACCGGCAATCAACCGCCCGGTTCTGGGCGATGATCAGCTTCCACATTGCTTGCAAAAAACTTCAGCGCCGCGTCTCGGCATGCGCGGCATGCAGCGCCACCAGCCTGGAAATCAGCATCGCGAAATAGAACAGCGACGCCATCGCTTCTGTCAGCGTCAGCATGCGGGCGGCGTTCGAGACCGGCACGATCTCGTTAAACGAGACTCCGGTGAGCGTTGTAAAGCTGTAATACAACGCGGGAAATCCCTTCAAATTCGAGATGTCTCCCGGTCCCATCTGAATCGTAAACGAATCCGGCGCGACGCTTTCCAGCAGCAGATAGGCGAAGGTCCACAAGAGTCCCATCATCAGGAACGTGGAGACGCCTGCACAGAGCACCTGTGCGTCCACCACGGGCGCCCAGAGGATGAACCGCAAGTGATGCGCGATGATCAGCATGGCGAACGCGATGGCAGTGACCAGATAGAATGAGTTGGGAATGATGGCCGGCAGAAACTGGTGCATCCACTTGCCGGCCACCGTCGGAATCGCGAGCAGGCAGGCGATGGCGATGGTTCGGTGGTCCCCTCCGAGCGCGGGAATCGCAGAAAGCAACACCGCGGTGAGGAGCAGCGATTCGACCACGTTGCCGTGAGCAAGGTGCTCCAGCAGCGGCGAAATGCAGAGCAGCGCCAACATCGCCGCCAGGAACAGCGCTGCGGAATACCGCGCGGCGCTGGACATCGAGGGTTCCGGCTCGACTTGCGAATCCAGTTCAGTCATGAATGAACGTCCCTGTCCTT from the Planctomicrobium piriforme genome contains:
- a CDS encoding YqjF family protein, producing the protein MSGSSSILDIPFSRRLAMRERPADEPVMRQSWRNLLFLHWRIEPAVIQRLLPAGLTVDVFDGSAWIGIVPFQMRKIRPVWSPSVPWISNFLELNVRTYAVDRNGTPGVWFFSLDANRWLAVQVARSWFHLPYHWASMQCEEAEGGFKYASRRKNDSQQASRFQWSPQGIPGPAQLETLDFFLIERYVLFAELAKGALSTGQVWHAPYQVQPARLDAWSDELLAANGLPAVSRPPDHVAASPGVDVDVFGLKPVA
- a CDS encoding ammonium transporter; its protein translation is MKHCLLVGALFAALVACFSSPVQLYAQEEKPAEPQTQMQAPEEPAPAAEAPAEVPPLDAGKVAWMLTSSALVLFMTAPGLALFYGGLVRKKNILGVMMQCFFLMGLMTVLWAVVGYSWAFGGTNPYIGNFDFVLLKGVIAGPDRLLEAAGNDMLFCVFQGMFFIITPALICGAFAERMKFSTMAVFSVLWALLVYCPIAHWVWSTPGWLNVFNPDAKFPGLDFAGGTVVHISSGVSALICALLIGKRVGFGKEPMPPHNLTYTCIGAAMLWVGWFGFNGGSALAADKWAVNAFLATHFAAAAGVLGWVFAEWIGHGKPTTLGACSGAVAGLVCITPAAGAVDPIQGLILGLAAGVVCYLACTKLKNALGYDDSLDAFGVHGVGGTLGAILTGVFANKAITAGIGPFKDGLGGVLEGNPQQLVNQLVGIGCSMGLAIVGTFILLKLLDATMGLRVSQDDEIQGLDLSQHGEEGYIFL
- a CDS encoding P-II family nitrogen regulator gives rise to the protein MKKIEAIIRHFKLEEVKDALTAAGISGMTVSEVRGFGRQKGHKEQYRGAEYTVDFLPKVKMEVVVSDGDLQTAVDAILKTARTGQIGDGKIFISELQEAIRIRTGETGSESL
- a CDS encoding P-II family nitrogen regulator gives rise to the protein MKKIEAIIRHYKLEEVKTALTAAGIVGMTVSEVRGFGRQRGHKEQYRGAEYTVDFLPKLKLEVVVNDADLSKAVTAITESARTGRVGDGKLFITEISDVIRIRTGESGGEAI
- a CDS encoding GNAT family N-acetyltransferase, translated to MANAFSSSTTHPDAYDSVSTVSSPQIVSINDEAQLPSFEGSWRKLCDRAAGPIEQFDWVQACARMERRRGHQLDVSIVRYGDRVQAAAPLAVKRLRGLPWRMLLGADVLHEAMDLPHGSWTALNQLASHLAKSPLPLVISRVPIESSTLVALRKAFNGRGLMVERPEAACPFLPLDAGWVEPSKQLNSRRRADLRRALRRAEELGPVTFEILTPQLQEVLPLLAQAYEVEARSWKGEAKTALACDSVLREFFEDYALAAAAQGQLRICFMRIAQKAVAMQIAVVQSRKFWLLKIGYDVEYGRCSPGQLLMCETIAAAARQSLDSFEFLGRSEAWIDMWTSQSRPCRSLRFYPYSLAGLSALAVDSSISLAYRSRKMLSQVGQRMRRAAAKRYLAGEQITDAARVQAKILQDGNFCTVGFWDGEQDDPRKVADEYLRGLNLLSQSTGDGYLSIKLPALKSSKELLREVTARALEAGRRLHFDALSPAEAQGTRDAVESLHRQFPNLQLSYTLPGRWKRSLSDAQWAVEQQLPVRVVKGQWADPEDPQRDLRAGYLEVIDALAGKARHVSVATHDLELAAESIRRLMAAETPCDVELLYGLPMKKAIRQAQAASLPVRIYIPYGQAYLPYALNKLRSQPRMLWWLLRDALNASS
- a CDS encoding Y-family DNA polymerase, which produces MPLRVLFVDMNAYFASVEQQCRPELRGRPVAVVAVNVDTTSCIAVSYEAKALGVRRGTPVWQAKRCKSLVVVEARPDVYVRMHHRIRQAVDSCVPVKQVHSIDELSCRLDPRQTDPIAAVDLAQRVKQAIAQQCGTSLRCSIGLAPNRFLAKIASGMRKPDGLTVIRDEDLPQALHSLQLIDLPGIGKRMLPRLQRANVQTVADLCALSEREMQRIWQGVVGRRWWHWLRGHDLPELPTHRSTVGHSHVLPPELRTDQGAEAVLVRLIHKAAARLRQMDLSARRLEVYVSLTFREEGWSGSVGLGICRDTLTAIKAFYELWRTRPRGIRPTQVGVTFYDLVPNQNVSLPLFEDEQAKLRLAQTMDQLNTKFGSNSVYFGGIHFVRKAAPTRIAFTHIPEIEDEPDDARRTHG
- a CDS encoding 3-ketoacyl-ACP reductase, which gives rise to MPVAIITGGARGIGRGIAGELAKGGWNLMLNGMRPANQVQEALTELADFNVSVQYCAGDIGVAADRERLIKTTVEKFGGIDALINNAGITSPGRKDLLEAEEDSFDRVMAVNLKGPFFLTQLAARQMISQAGNAVGFRGTIVFVSSVSGEFVSTNRGDYCLSKAGLGMATKLWAARLAEYGIDVFEVRPGVIRSDMTSGVQEKYDKLIAEGLTLQRRWGEVEDVGKAVRALVSGQIPYATGQVLRIDGGMTIRTM
- a CDS encoding DNA gyrase/topoisomerase IV subunit A; amino-acid sequence: MAGNGTPTNGNGSPDADQLQYVSISDETRRRYLNYAMSVIMSRALPDVRDGLKPVQRRIMYTMYEDLRLTADAKYRKCAKIVGDTTGNYHPHGTVAVYDAMVRLAQDFTMRAPLVDGQGNFGNLMGLPAAAERYTEARVTRIAERLMAELRYDTVEMRPTYDAVRSEPVVLPAQFPNLLVNGAQGIAVGMATSMPPHHLGEVIKACILLIENPEATVAQVMAKTIKGPDFPLGGRIVTDRKELRQIYEEGRGAIKVRAEWALDKEGRKEVNSRIVIHTIPYGVETGPLVNSLGDIRDSRRLPQMLDVADESSGELGLRIVVHIKPGADPNAVMAYLYKHSRLEDNFAYNATCLIPDEHGALVPKRCDLVEILRHFLDFRLATVRKRFQFLLAQLEKRIHILRGFAIVFDGLDRALKIIRNSTGKQDACTKLMKEFPLDEDQTNAILELQLYRISSLEIGRIREELQEKETEAERIRKILGSEKKLWNEVQKELEALGQQFEDKRRTTLGSSEEIAEFDPQAYIVKENTNIVLSSEAWVRRLGKVSTIDKLRVREGETVVGVLPASTLDHMIFFSSDGIAYTLPVEQIPPSTGYGEPLSKHVKLGDGAGIVSALTTDSRFTPADVEYEGFPPGPYLFVATAQGQVMRIPLNPFRTPSTKSGRKYCRLANGDKVVHVELMNDEDTVFLISKAARLIHFSVADVPILSGAGKGVRGLKLMEKNDVVLGAKRLSRPSDVLKVVNDHDKTLSFGQMKYSITSRGGKGIKTSQRTAIKSIVPEEIVPVDWSTIEGGG
- a CDS encoding potassium channel family protein — encoded protein: MTELDSQVEPEPSMSSAARYSAALFLAAMLALLCISPLLEHLAHGNVVESLLLTAVLLSAIPALGGDHRTIAIACLLAIPTVAGKWMHQFLPAIIPNSFYLVTAIAFAMLIIAHHLRFILWAPVVDAQVLCAGVSTFLMMGLLWTFAYLLLESVAPDSFTIQMGPGDISNLKGFPALYYSFTTLTGVSFNEIVPVSNAARMLTLTEAMASLFYFAMLISRLVALHAAHAETRR